A DNA window from Melanotaenia boesemani isolate fMelBoe1 chromosome 6, fMelBoe1.pri, whole genome shotgun sequence contains the following coding sequences:
- the irx4a gene encoding iroquois-class homeodomain protein IRX-4a isoform X1, which translates to MSYPQFGYPYSSAPQFLMTTNSLTTCCESTGRSIADSGVAASGQTPVYCPVYESRLLATARHELSSAAALGVYGSPYTGGQGYGNYVTYGTDASAFYSLGTFDTKDATASAHAGITQATAYYPYDPTLGQYQYDRYGSMDGGTRRKNATRETTSTLKAWLQEHRKNPYPTKGEKIMLAIITKMTLTQVSTWFANARRRLKKENKMTWPPRNKGSEEKRYDDDEDGSQEEQIKSENNDDETRSRTDKDLQLSDLDDFDTMESENSECELKHRYHMNTHMSTTTTDCPADHLIKNASLKISHEQDLSKSCLKTNPEDFQPDSRQQAKSCYNQQQQGHQILDGKPRIWSLAQTATSLNQTEYPSCMLRCQPPPSSLSPSPAATSPVTGLDNRQDSPVTTLRNWVDGVFHDPLFRHSTLSQALTNTTVSWTSNTKGAILEAERSAAALQQHQDSPKDNAMSFPKTINKLFCS; encoded by the exons ATGTCATATCCACAATTTGGATATCCATATTCGTCTGCTCCACAA TTCCTGATGACAACCAACTCTTTGACCACTTGCTGCGAGTCCACAGGCAGATCCATAGCCGACTCCGGGGTAGCGGCATCCGGACAGACACCAGTATACTGTCCCGTGTATGAGAGCCGGCTGCTGGCCACAGCGAGACATGAACTGAGCTCAGCCGCCGCACTGGGCGTGTACGGTAGCCCCTACACCGGCGGTCAAGGCTATGGGAATTACGTTACTTATGGCACGGACGCGTCGGCTTTCTACTCGCTG GGGACATTTGATACTAAAGATGCCACAGCTTCTGCGCATGCGGGAATAACTCAGGCAACTGCCTATTACCCTTATGATCCTACCTTGGGACAATATCAGTATGACAG ATATGGCTCCATGGATGGGGGAACAAGGCGAAAGAATGCCACCCGGGAGACAACTAGCACCCTGAAGGCCTGGCTGCAGGAACACAGGAAGAACCCGTACCCGACAAAAGGGGAGAAGATCATGCTGGCCATCATCACTAAAATGACCCTGACACAGGTCTCCACCTGGTTTGCCAATGCCAGGAGGAGGCTCAAAAAGGAGAACAAGATGACATGGCCGCCCAGAAACAAGGGTTCAGAGGAGAAAagatatgatgatgatgaggatgggTCTCAGGAAGAGCAGATAAAAAGCGAGAATAATGATGATG AGACCAGAAGTCGGACTGATAAGGATCTCCAGCTGAGCGACCTGGATGATTTTGACACGATGGAGTCTGAAAACTCTGAGTGTGAGCTGAAGCACAGATaccacatgaacacacacatgtcaaCGACGACAACCGACTGCCCTGCCGATCACCTTATCAAGAACGCGTCTCTGAAAATATCCCATGAGCAGGACTTGAGCAAAAGTTGTCTCAAAACGAACCCGGAGGACTTCCAGCCGGACAGCAGACAGCAGGCAAAGTCGTGTTATAACCAGCAGCAACAAGGGCACCAGATTTTAGACGGCAAACCTCGGATCTGGTCTTTGGCGCAGACCGCCACGTCCCTGAACCAGACTGAATACCCGTCCTGTATGCTGAGGTGCCAGCCGCCGCCCTCCTCCCTCAGCCCGTCACCCGCCGCTACCTCACCAGTGACCGGCCTGGACAACAGGCAGGACTCGCCGGTCACGACGCTGAGAAATTGGGTGGACGGGGTTTTCCACGACCCCTTGTTCAGGCACAGCACTTTGAGCCAGGCTTTGACCAACACTACCGTCTCTTGGACCTCGAACACCAAAGGCGCCATTCTGGAGGCTGAGAGGAGTGCGGCGGCATTGCAGCAGCATCAAGACTCCCCCAAAGATAATGCCATGAGTTTCCCAAAAACTATCAACAAACTTTTCTGCTCTTAA
- the irx4a gene encoding iroquois-class homeodomain protein IRX-4a isoform X2 has translation MSYPQFGYPYSSAPQGTFDTKDATASAHAGITQATAYYPYDPTLGQYQYDRYGSMDGGTRRKNATRETTSTLKAWLQEHRKNPYPTKGEKIMLAIITKMTLTQVSTWFANARRRLKKENKMTWPPRNKGSEEKRYDDDEDGSQEEQIKSENNDDETRSRTDKDLQLSDLDDFDTMESENSECELKHRYHMNTHMSTTTTDCPADHLIKNASLKISHEQDLSKSCLKTNPEDFQPDSRQQAKSCYNQQQQGHQILDGKPRIWSLAQTATSLNQTEYPSCMLRCQPPPSSLSPSPAATSPVTGLDNRQDSPVTTLRNWVDGVFHDPLFRHSTLSQALTNTTVSWTSNTKGAILEAERSAAALQQHQDSPKDNAMSFPKTINKLFCS, from the exons ATGTCATATCCACAATTTGGATATCCATATTCGTCTGCTCCACAA GGGACATTTGATACTAAAGATGCCACAGCTTCTGCGCATGCGGGAATAACTCAGGCAACTGCCTATTACCCTTATGATCCTACCTTGGGACAATATCAGTATGACAG ATATGGCTCCATGGATGGGGGAACAAGGCGAAAGAATGCCACCCGGGAGACAACTAGCACCCTGAAGGCCTGGCTGCAGGAACACAGGAAGAACCCGTACCCGACAAAAGGGGAGAAGATCATGCTGGCCATCATCACTAAAATGACCCTGACACAGGTCTCCACCTGGTTTGCCAATGCCAGGAGGAGGCTCAAAAAGGAGAACAAGATGACATGGCCGCCCAGAAACAAGGGTTCAGAGGAGAAAagatatgatgatgatgaggatgggTCTCAGGAAGAGCAGATAAAAAGCGAGAATAATGATGATG AGACCAGAAGTCGGACTGATAAGGATCTCCAGCTGAGCGACCTGGATGATTTTGACACGATGGAGTCTGAAAACTCTGAGTGTGAGCTGAAGCACAGATaccacatgaacacacacatgtcaaCGACGACAACCGACTGCCCTGCCGATCACCTTATCAAGAACGCGTCTCTGAAAATATCCCATGAGCAGGACTTGAGCAAAAGTTGTCTCAAAACGAACCCGGAGGACTTCCAGCCGGACAGCAGACAGCAGGCAAAGTCGTGTTATAACCAGCAGCAACAAGGGCACCAGATTTTAGACGGCAAACCTCGGATCTGGTCTTTGGCGCAGACCGCCACGTCCCTGAACCAGACTGAATACCCGTCCTGTATGCTGAGGTGCCAGCCGCCGCCCTCCTCCCTCAGCCCGTCACCCGCCGCTACCTCACCAGTGACCGGCCTGGACAACAGGCAGGACTCGCCGGTCACGACGCTGAGAAATTGGGTGGACGGGGTTTTCCACGACCCCTTGTTCAGGCACAGCACTTTGAGCCAGGCTTTGACCAACACTACCGTCTCTTGGACCTCGAACACCAAAGGCGCCATTCTGGAGGCTGAGAGGAGTGCGGCGGCATTGCAGCAGCATCAAGACTCCCCCAAAGATAATGCCATGAGTTTCCCAAAAACTATCAACAAACTTTTCTGCTCTTAA